In a single window of the Elaeis guineensis isolate ETL-2024a chromosome 6, EG11, whole genome shotgun sequence genome:
- the LOC105034248 gene encoding LOW QUALITY PROTEIN: protein ACCELERATED CELL DEATH 6 (The sequence of the model RefSeq protein was modified relative to this genomic sequence to represent the inferred CDS: inserted 3 bases in 3 codons; deleted 2 bases in 1 codon), whose translation MTTEVAQTNPNLEVPQSEVQRQRMVLNPKLLQAARTGDKDILDKLQQPKDVSSGASAGEFAVSIPNNSATQKDTYCLLGVTSEENTPLHIVASRGHLELAKKICQRERSLLVTKNKRLDTPLHCATRVGDDKMISIIIQFAKKDEIEAKRVVLAAQNRDEDNDLHVAAKYDHMXLAEILLEEDIELAFMLNCVGMSPLYLAIVTGSFNVAKILLRFFIWETXSSTSYIGPNKHTALHAAVCINKEIMEAILQRKPTLAKDADYLGRIPLHFVAYNGDRDTAKLLLEHDPSTANVSNANGFCPIHVAARSGKIGVVDQILQQCPDADELLDKEGKNFLHAAFQCRKLNVVKKIISKRPNLRKLLNDQDHEGNTPLHTAVKNSDQSSVHFLLRDKGVSPNIINHDGFTPLDLAMQKIDGGMQFRLNTTWCILGCLAFTKGLFGSPVKRVVLSSDEDKMKPSGDDKVKENSSSGEKTETKVRQDEELQKELDVSKNLVIATVLIATVTFTARLTVPGGYIADDHPDRGTAVLSKENAFKVFLVSDALAFVCSISATCWLLFAGTSTVDKYTRRRALSFASLCLWVAFNGMSTAFATGIYATVAHSCKRISFLSCITPLCAFALSTDNVFNVMKTVGIRQXYRHWIWPTAIYPHVEKTLRPELLPLRAAGVMYLSVAIIIVCLLVELGEALVRMHGK comes from the exons ATGACTACTGAAGTAGCGCAAACAAATCCCAATCTTGAAGTTCCACAAAGCGAAGTCCAACGACAACGCATGGTCCTGAATCCTAAATTACTCCAAGCAGCAAGAACAGGAGACAAAGATATTCTAGATAAATTGCAGCAACCAAAAGATGTTTCTTCCGGAGCTTCAGCGGGAGAGTTCGCAGTATCAATACCAAACAATTCTGCAACACAAAAAGATACCTATTGTCTTCTTGGAGTAACATCGGAAGAGAACACGCCCCTCCACATAGTTGCTAGCAGGGGACATCTGGAGCTTGCTAAAAAGATTTGTCAAAGAGAGAGATCTCTTTTGGTGACAAAAAATAAAAGGCTCGACACTCCGCTGCATTGTGCTACAAGGGTTGGGGATGACaagatgatctctatcatcattcAGTTCGCAAAAAAAGACGAGATCGAAGCAAAGAGAGTAGTGCTGGCAGCCCAGAATAGAGATGAGGATAATGATTTGCATGTGGCCGCCAAATATGACCACA CACTGGCCGAAATACTTTTGGAGGAGGATATCGAACTCGCATTCATGCTGAACTGTGTTGGT ATGTCTCCGCTCTATCTGGCCATCGTGACAGGATCCTTCAATGTAGCCAAAATCTTGTTGCGGTTTTTTATTTGGGAAA CTTCTTCAACATCTTACATAGGCCCTAACAAGCATACGGCACTACATGCAGCAGTGTGCATAAATAAAG AAATTATGGAAGCCATATTGCAGCGGAAGCCAACGCTCGCCAAAGATGCTGATTACTTGGGAAGAATTCCACTTCATTTTGTAGCTTATAATGGTGATCGTGACACGGCAAAGTTATTATTAGAGCACGATCCTTCTACAGCCAACGTATCAAATGCCAATGGCTTCTGTCCCATACACGTTGCAGCTAGGAGTGGCAAAATTGGCGTGGTTGACCAGATTTTACAACAGTGCCCGGATGCAGATGAATTATTAGACAAGGAGGGAAAAAATTTTCTTCATGCTGCTTTCCAATGTAGAAAGTTAAATGTGGTCAAGAAAATTATCTCCAAGAGACCAAATCTCAGGAAGCTTTTAAATGATCAGGATCACGAGGGGAATACGCCATTACACACGGCTGTTAAAAACAGCGATCAATCGAGCGTGCACTTTCTTTTGCGGGACAAAGGCGTATCCCCCAACATTATCAACCATGATGGCTTCACCCCCCTCGACCTGGCTATGCAAAAGATAGATGGAGGCATGCAGTTCAGGCTG AATACAACTTGGTGCATTCTTGGATGCTTGGCTTTTACAAAGGGTCTCTTCGGTTCACCTGTTAAAAGGGTCGTATTATCCAGCGATGAGGACAAAATGAAGCCATCTGGCGATGATAAGGTCAAAGAAAATTCATCCAGCGGCGAGAAAACGGAAACGAAGGTAAGGCAGGATGAAGAATTACAGAAAGAGCTGGATGTATCCAAAAATTTGGTGATCGCTACGGTGTTGATTGCTACAGTCACATTTACTGCTCGCCTCACTGTCCCTGGGGGGTACATAGCCGATGATCACCCAGACCGTGGCACAGCAGTTCTATCTAAAGAGAATGCTTTCAAAGTGTTTCTAGTCTCAGATGCCTTGGCGTTCGTTTGCTCCATCTCAGCCACATGCTGGCTCCTCTTTGCAGGAACGTCGACAGTTGACAAATATACTCGCAGACGAGCCCTGTCATTCGCTTCGCTGTGTCTATGGGTGGCATTCAATGGCATGTCCACTGCATTCGCTACGGGTATATATGCAACGGTGGCTCATAGCTGCAAGCGCATCAGCTTTCTTTCATGCATAACTCCTCTTTGTGCTTTTGCATTGTCAACGGATAACGTATTTAATGTGATGAAAACTGTAGGAATCAGGC GGTACAGACATTGGATTTGGCCAACCGCCATATACCCGCATGTTGAAAAAACTCTTCGTCCTGAATTGCTGCCCCTCAGAGCTGCAGGAGTCATGTATTTATCGGTCGCTATTATTATTGTCTGCCTATTAGTAGAATTGGGAGAAGCGCTTGTCAGAATGCACGGCAAATAG